In Antedon mediterranea chromosome 10, ecAntMedi1.1, whole genome shotgun sequence, one genomic interval encodes:
- the LOC140060258 gene encoding RRP15-like protein has translation MAQLKSKKKRVNVSISYNSGSEGDVESSDDALLQESTQQKKGKLRKMVTKTEVEDNEESTGVGEGWADAMAKILQKKVTNDGSAMLAKSKSYEKEKKKEKSDYEDQKKLRDTKKAWEDIAYVKPKIELKEIERGFQRTATRGVVQLFNAVKKEQKTLESKLTEVGASERKRAKVESSMSKGQFLNLLKKTASKTQQSNDDEKTSQDSSKKRCATWDVLRDNFMMGATLKDWDKESESETEKNEKT, from the exons ATGGCACAATTAAAATCCAAAAAGAAACGTGTtaatgtatcaatatcatatAATTCTGGAAGTGAAGGCGATGTTGAAAGTAGTGATGATGCATTACTTCAAG AAAGTACACAACAAAAGAAGGGGAAATTACGGAAGATGGTGACGAAAACAGAAGTTGAAGATAATGAAGAGTCCACTGGTGTGGGGGAGGGGTGGGCTGATGCAATGGCTAAAATACTTCAAAAAAAGGTTACCAATGATGGCTCAGCAATGTTGGCAAAATCAAAGTCTTAcgagaaagaaaagaagaaggAAAAATCAGATTATGAAGACCAAAAGAAATTA AGAGATACAAAGAAGGCGTGGGAGGATATAGCGTATGTAAAACCAAAGATTGAACTTAAAGAAATTGAACGTGGATTTCAAAGGACTGCCACAAG GGGTGTTGTCCAGCTATTCAATGCAGTAAAAAAAGAACAGAAAACATTAGAATCTAAGCTAACTGAAGTCGGAGCATCCGAACGAAAAAGAGCCAAAGTTGAATCGTCAATGTCTAAGGGACAATTTCTCAATTTATTAAAGAAAACTGCTTCGAAAACACAACAGTctaatgatgatgaaaaaacTTCACAG gaTTCATCTAAAAAAAGGTGTGCAACTTGGGATGTTTTAAGAGACAATTTTATGATGGGGGCTACCTTGAAGGACTGGGATAAAGAAAGCGAAAGTGAAACAGAAAAGAATGAAAAAActtga
- the LOC140060521 gene encoding uncharacterized protein, with protein MEEIVGSERKTNHQNTTELVNNTQVLSKEYVSSEGKSVRQNSCSVCGEFGHNKKYHKKKCKICRSSGHVSFRCPNKSTASDAAKLNLKTSDELHFPEREKRGTKQDLTQAEMDIIARVLLCCHNEKKLKEIQSVKDISQRASMYTGISKATCAAIYKQLKEGHWPEKGPSKRGKYDRETHNLKKKPNSTTETKCNNLTKRKRNKNDTNVKKTAVETCMNDYSNIVTFPQGRPLNEITVSTSLVCTLPMQITSVPAHPSYSLVNDTSNIETPSGMYANLLGNQHFIPAVCDQADFQGITTHTLDGIHQQHHSQQQQQQLLQQHLHHQQQQNLPQTQLQQQNLPQLQQQNLSQSQQQNLPQTQLQQLQSPQTQLQQQNLPQTQLQQQQPQTQLQQQNIPQTLLQQQNLPQTQLQQ; from the exons atggaAGAAATTGTCGGGAGCGAAAGAAAAACTAATCATCAAAATACAACAGAATTAGTAAATAATACACAAGTATTGTCTAAAGAATATGTGTCATCAGAAGG gaaatctGTCCGGCAAAACTCGTGTTCAGTATGTGGTGAATTTGGACACAACAAGAAATACCATAAGAAGAAATGCAAGATATGTCGGTCAAGTGGTCATGTCAGCTTTCGTTGTCCAAACAAATCAACTGCAAGTGATGCTGCAAAGTTGAACTTGAAAACCTCAGACGAGCTTCAT tTTCCAGAAAGAGAAAAAAGGGGAACTAAACAAGATTTAACACAAGCAGAGATGGATATTATAGCCAGAGTATTACTGTGCTGTCATAATGAAAAGAAATTGAAAGag ATTCAGTCGGTAAAAGATATAAGCCAAAGGGCTTCAATGTATACAGGGATCTCAAAGGCAACATGTGCTGCTATTTATAAACAGCTTAAAGAGGGCCACTGGCCCGAAAAAGGTCCGTCCAAGAGGGGCAAGTATGACCGTGAAACTCATAACTTAAAGAAGAAACCAAATAGTACCACAGAAACAAAATGCAATAATTTaactaaaagaaaaagaaataagaaCGATACAAATGTAAAGAAAACTGCAGTGGAAACATGCATGAACGATTACAGTAACATTGTGACCTTTCCTCAAGGTCGTCCGCTTAATGAAATCACAGTTTCGACAAGTTTGGTATGTACGTTACCTATGCAGATTACGTCGGTTCCTGCTCATCCAAGTTATTCACTTGTTAATGATACAAGTAATATAGAAACACCATCAGGAATGTATGCCAACTTACTGGGGAACCAACACTTTATACCTGCTGTATGTGATCAGGCAGACTTTCAAGGCATCACTACACACACTCTTGACGGTATTCATCAACAGCATCATTctcaacaacagcaacaacaactgCTACAGCAACATTTACATCATCAACAGCAACAAAACTTACCACAGACACAGTTGCAGCAACAAAACTTACCACAGTTGCAGCAACAAAACTTGTCACAATCGCAACAACAAAATTTACCACAGACACAGTTGCAGCAACTGCAGTCACCACAGACACAATTGCAGCAACAAAACTTACCACAGACACAGTTGCAGCAACAGCAGCCACAGACACAGTTACAGCAACAAAACATACCACAGACATTGTTGCAGCAACAAAATTTACCACAAACACAGTTGCAGCAATAA